The Numenius arquata chromosome 26, bNumArq3.hap1.1, whole genome shotgun sequence genome has a segment encoding these proteins:
- the PROM2 gene encoding prominin-2 — protein sequence MPGVAKQAWDDLGDAFTQPRQAQPPRGAHRRNKPRQRLSFARRPTRQAGFLQQERSRREPSGVGHVPPPARSLTEPPAPGSLLAAEAMRAAGLLLAWALLSPAATQQCHLAGPGGVLRFTDTHAEIRVPALHRVPSSLDPLYGLVRRCLDLIQQNPLPTELLRAALNDPGSVRTSQVVQYELGYIVCAAVALLFTVAVPVAGMCFCYCRSRRRCGGRLRAHRRSLGCRRHCLLACLSLTSLVILTSVVCAFVTSQRVKAQMEPGLGAVPATLRTLRQHIANIPQGVQMVVDQFEVPRQQIISDLGGLSRSVGLSIHAQLKAMTYAALADLQDRAGDLQTSLHHLQILDKTARALASARAELEPALRERRRHVVALLDDPRCTSCASVLGRAQGLELGADYSKVPSVEKVLKALAGLPRSDFAEMIRQGNGTFNSIPELAVERMAQVIQDLRNEMARMTEKVQSIANSFPLPDYTRPVSEALVKAEDRSQPYLREVERFEQYRWIAGTVLCSIILLILVCNVMGMALGAYGLSKREDPSDYECRGEAGAKFLLVGVGLAFLFSWLLILLVFATFLVGGNIQTLVCRNWVNQEIYKFIDTPGNLPPSMNLTRQLNLRRDSNLSATYRECKSGAGLWEVLQLDRSYDLDEHLKSPKYTADFQKRLGDFTARLGDVRLLRSEGRQDLETFAHSGVDEVDYRRFQEEMKNPVVQTSLSGLAKSLEGLQKMQRNSTVAGRLAAEAQALWQMQNSTVQSQEALVAKLGESVQFLSHLAPHLQERVKTTLATTASVEARLPAQAQQILRQEISCFTRKELRYFAQYLNWVGQTLREDVASCQPLATALDNGRVILCDRIADPWNAFWFSLGCCTFFLIPNIIFAVRLTKHFRPIRNRLISTGSEETCPFHIPRVTALKL from the exons ATGCCCGGGGTTGCGAAACAGGCCTGGGATGATTTGGGAGACGCCTTCACGCAGCCCCGCCAAGCCCAGCCGCCCCGGGGAGCCCATCGGAGGAACAAGCCACGGCAGCGTCTGAGCTTTGCTCGGCGGCCGACCCGTCAGGCAGGTTTCCTGCAGCAGGAGCGGAGCCGGAGAGAGCCATCCGGAGTCGGGCATGTCCCTCCGCCCGCTCGCAGCCTGACGGAGCCCCCCGCCCCTGGCTCTCTCCTCGCCGCTGAAGCCATGCGAGCGGCCGGCTTGCTCCTGGCTTGGGCGCTGCTGAGTCCCGCTGCCACCCAGCAATGCCACCTGGCCGGCCCCGGCGGCGTCCTCCGCTTCACCGACACGCACGCTGAGATTCGGGTGCCGGCGCTGCACCGGGTACCCAGCTCGCTCGATCCCCTCTACGGCCTCGTCCGGCGCTGCCTGGACCTCATCCAGCAAAACCCCCTGCCCACAG agctgctcagggCGGCCCTGAACGACCCCGGCTCGGTGCGGACATCGCAG GTGGTGCAGTATGAGCTGGGCTACATCGTCTGCGCTGCGGTGGCTCTACTCTTCACCGTGGCTGTGCCGGTGGCCGGGATGTGCTTCTGTTACTGCCGGAGCCGCCGGAGGTGCGGGGGCCGCCTGCGTGCCCACCGGCGCTCGCTGGGCTGCCGCCGCCACTGCCTGCTGGCCTGCCTGTCCCTCACCTCCCTCGTCATCCT GACCAGCGTCGTCTGCGCCTTTGTCACCAGCCAGCGGGTGAAGGCGCAgatggagccggggctgggggccgTGCCAGCCACCCTGCGCACCCTGCGGCAGCACATCGCCAACATCCCCCAG GGGGTGCAGATGGTGGTAGACCAGTTCGAGGTGCCCCGACAGCAGATAATCTCGGACTTGGGTG GGCTCAGCCGGAGCGTGGGGCTCTCCATCCACGCGCAGCTGAAGGCGATGACCTACGCGGCGCTGGCGGACCTGCAGGACAGGGCTGGAG ACCTACAGACCTCGCTGCACCATTTACAGATTCTCGACAAGACGGCGCGGGCGCTGGCGTCGGCGCGGGCCGAGCTGGAGCCGGCGCTGCGGGAACGGCGTCGGCACGTGGTCGCGCTGCTGGATGACCCGCGCTGCACTTCCTGCGCCAGCGTCCTGGGCAGGGCACAGGGCCTGGAGCTGGGGGCCGACTACAGCAAG GTGCCGTCGGTGGAGAAAGTTTTGAAGGCGCTGGCTGGTCTGCCCCGAAGTGACTTTGCGGAGATGATTCGCCAG GGCAATGGCACCTTCAACTCCATCCCGGAGCTGGCCGTGGAGAGGATGGCACAGGTCATCCAGG ATCTGCGGAACGAGATGGCCCGCATGACGGAGAAGGTGCAGTCCATCGCCAACAGCTTCCCCCTCCCCGACTACACCCGGCCCGTCAGCGAAGCCCTGGTGAAGGCAGAGGACAGGAGTCAGCCGTACCTCCGGGAGGTGGAGCGCTTCGAGCAATACAG GTGGATCGCAGGCACGGTGCTGTGCTccatcatcctcctcatcctcgtcTGCAACGTGATGGGGATGGCCCTGGGGGCGTACGGACTCTCCAAGCGGGAGGACCCGAGTGACTACGAGTGCCGAGGAGAAGCTGGTGCCAAGTTTCTCCTGGT CGGCGTGGGCCTGGCTTTCCTGTTCTCCTGGCTCCTCATCCTCCTGGTTTTCGCCACCTTCCTGGTTGGGGGCAACATCCAGACGCTGGTTTGCAGGAATTGGGTCAACCAGGAGATTTACAAG TTCATTGATACCCCTGGGAACCTGCCTCCATCCATGAACCTCACCCGTCAGCTCAACCTCAGGAGGGACTCCAACCTCAGCGCCACGTACCG AGAGTGCAAGAGCGGCGCGGGGCTGTGGGAGGTGCTGCAGCTCGATAGGTCCTACGACCTGGATGAGCATCTAAAATCCCCCAAG TACACGGCTGATTTCCAAAAACGCCTGGGTGACTTCACGGCGCGCCTGGGCGATGTGCGGCTCCTCCGCAGCGAGGGCAGGCAGGACCTGGAGACCTTTGCCCACAGCGGGGTGGACGAGGTGGACTACAGGCGCTTCCAGGAGGAG ATGAAAAACCCCGTGGTGCAGACCAGCCTCTCTGGCTTGGCGAAGAGCCTCGAAGGGCTGCAGAAAATGCAG AGGAACAGCACGGTGGCGGGGCGGCTGGCTGCCGAGGCCCAGGCTCTGTGGCAGATGCAAAACTCCACGGTGCAATCACAGGAGGCTTTGGTG GCAAAGCTGGGGGAAAGCGTCCAGTTCCTCTCCCACTTGGCACCGCACCTCCAG GAGCGGGTGAAGACGACACTGGCCACCACAGCCTCAGTGGAAGCCCGGCTGCCTGCGCAAGCCCAGCAGATCCTTCGGCAG GAGATCAGCTGCTTCACGAGGAAGGAGCTGCGGTACTTCGCACAGTACCTGAACTGGGTCGGGCAGACG CTGAGGGAGGATGTGGCTTCATGCCAGCCGCTTGCCACAGCCTTGGACAATGGGCGGGTGATCCTGTGTGACCGCATCGCCGACCCCTGG AACGCTTTCTGGTTCAGCCTGGGATGCTGCACCTTCTTCCTCATCCCCAACATCATCTTCGCCGTCAGGCTCACCAAACACTTCCGCCCCATCCGCAACCGGCTCAT tTCTACAGGTTCAGAGGAGACCTGTCCCTTCCACATCCCCCGTGTCACAGCGCTCAAGCTCTAG
- the PRNP gene encoding major prion protein homolog: MARLLVTCCLVALLLSAWTDVALSKKGKGKPSGGGWGTGSHRQPSYPRQPGYPQNPSYPHNPGYPHNPSYPHNPGYPHNPSYPHNPGWGQGYNPSSGGSYHNQKPWKPPKSKTNFKHVAGAAAAGAVVGGLGGYAMGRVMSGMHYRFDSPDEYRWWNENSARYPNQVYYRDYSSPVSQDVFVADCFNITVTEHNIGPAAKKNVSEAGSAVNQTETELETKVVTKVIREMCIQQYREYRLASGIRLHLADASLAALLLLTLFVMH; the protein is encoded by the coding sequence ATGGCCAGGCTCCTCGTCACCTGCTGCCTGGTGGCCCTGCTCCTCAGCGCCTGGACCGACGTCGCCCTCTCCAAGaagggcaaaggcaaacccagtGGAGGCGGTTGGGGCACTGGGAGCCACCGCCAGCCCAGCTACCCCCGCCAGCCCGGCTacccccaaaatcccagctaTCCCCATAATCCTGGGTACCCCCACAACCCCAGCTACCCTCACAACCCAGGGTACCCTCACAACCCCAGCTACCCCCACAACCCGGGGTGGGGACAGGGCTACAACCCATCCAGTGGAGGGAGCTACCACAACCAAAAACCGTGGAAACCCCCCAAATCCAAGACCAACTTCAAGCACGtggcgggggcggcggcagcgggcgccGTGGTGGGAGGTTTGGGGGGCTACGCCATGGGACGCGTCATGTCGGGGATGCACTATCGCTTCGACAGCCCTGACGAGTACCGGTGGTGGAACGAAAATTCGGCGCGTTACCCCAACCAGGTTTACTACCGGGACTACAGCAGCCCCGTCTCGCAGGACGTCTTCGTCGCCGACTGCTTTAACATCACGGTGACCGAGCACAACATCGGACCCGCTGCCAAGAAGAACGTGTCGGAGGCTGGCTCGGCGGTGAACCAAACGGAGACGGAGCTGGAGACCAAGGTGGTGACCAAGGTGATCCGGGAGATGTGCATCCAGCAGTACCGCGAGTACCGCCTGGCCTCCGGCATCCGGCTGCACCTCGCCGACGCCTCCCtcgccgccctcctcctcctcaccctcttcGTCATGCACTGA